The genome window CATGATCTTCATCGTCATCATCATCGGCGGCCTCGGCTCGGTGGGCGGCTGCTTCATCGGCGCCCTGCTCATGGCCCTGGTGGCCAACTACGCCGGCTTCCTGGCGCCGAAACTCGCGCTGGTCTCGAACATCATCCTGATGATCGCGATCCTGCTGTGGCGTCCGGCCGGTCTTTATTCCACAACGCGGGGTTGACCATGCTGCACCAGCTTCTTTCCGGCGACAAGCCGCGCAGCCGCATCCTGAGCGCGGTCCTGCTCCTGATCCTGTTCGGGCTGGCATTCGCGCCCTTCCTGACCTCCGGCGCGCGCCCGCTCAACACGGCGGCCACGATCTGCGTCTACATCGTGCTGGTCGCCTCCTACGACCTGCTACTGGGCTACACGGGCATCGTCTCCTTCGCCCACACCATGTTCTACGGCATCGGCGCCTACGGCATCGGCCTGGGCCTGGCGCGGGTGGACGAGCCGACCTGGAGCGCCGCCCTCGCCGGCCTCGGCCTGGCCCTGCTGCTGGCCCTGGCCCTGGCCCTGGTGGTCGGCCTGTTCGCGCTGCGCGTGCGTGCCATCTTCTACGCCATGATCACGCTGGCGGTGGCTTCCTCATTCGCGGTGCTGGCCTCGCAGCTGTCCGACTTCACCGGCGGCGAGGACGGCATCACCTTCAGCGTGCCCGAGCTGCTCTCGCCCGGCTACCAGCTGCTCGAGAACGAGGTGCTGGGACGATCGATCGACGGCAAGCTGATCACCTACTACATCGTGTTCTTCGGCTGCCTGCTGCTCTTCCTGTTCCTGCTGCGCCTGGTGAACTCGCCCTTCGGGCGGGTGCTGCAGGCGGTGCGCGAGAACGAGTTCCGCGCCGAGGCCCTGGGCTACCGCACCATGGTCTACCGCATCTGGGCCAACTGCTTCGCCGCCCTGGTCGCCGCCCTGGCGGGCGCCCTGATGGCCCTGTGGCTGCGCTATGTCGGCCCCAAGACCTCGCTCGGCTTCGAGGTGATGACCGACATCCTGCTGATCGTGGTGATCGGCGGCATGGGCACGATGTATGGCGCGGTGGTGGGCGCGGCGCTGTTCATCATCGCGCAGAACTACCTGAAGGAGCTGATGGCGGCGGGTTCGAGCGCGCTGGAAGGCGTGCCGCTGCTGGCCAACGCCCTGCATCCCGACCGCTGGATGCTGTGGCTGGGCGTGTTGTTCGTGCTGTCGATCTATTTCTTCCCGATCGGGATCGTCGGCAAGCTGAGGCTGCGCGCCTATTTCGCGCGGCGCTGACGCGCCTCGGAAAAGCGCTTCAGTTCCCGCCATTTTGTGCACTGCTATCGACGTCCTTCCCGGCACTGCCGGGAAGGACGTTTTTTGAGGCTGCAAAAAGTTCCCCACTCATCGCTCGAGGCCGGCTGAACATGCCTTGCCTCAACGCTTAAGCTCGTCCCCCGCCTGCGCGGCGAGTCCTTCCCGGCAGTGCCGGGAGCGACGTTCTCGGGGCTCCAAAAAGTTCCCACTCCTCGCTTGAGACCAGCTGAATTCCCAGCTCAGCCTGTTCGTCAAATATCAAAATCCCTTGTCTTTTTACTCATACGATAAAGACAACAATGGCCTCGTCGTCAGCCAGCGCGAGCGGTCCACCATCCTACTGGCTCAGTGAAGGATCCATCCCCATGAAGCGACTGATATCCCAGATCGCGGCGGCCGCATTGGTCGCGGCCGCGCTTGCTCCATTGGCCGGCCACGCGGCGCCGGCCCAGGTCCTCGACGAGGGCTTCAACAACGTGACCGACCTCAGCAACTGGGAACTGATCAACGACAGCACCCCGCCTGGCGCGAGCTGGTTCCAGGGCAATTCCGGCATCTTCGGCGCCCAGGCCGGACCCTCCCACGCCTATATCGCCACCAACTTTTTCGGCGCCGCCAACGGGATCGGCGAGGTCGACAACTGGCTGATCACGCCCGTGCTCGACCTCAGTGGGCTGACCACCCTTTCCTTCTTTACCAACCGCGCCAGCACCACCAGCCTCGATGTGCTCGAAGTGCGTTTCGCCGCCGGCAGCGGCGACGGGACCGACGGCTTCGACACGCTGCTCCTCACCATCGGCGGCAGCGACTTTCCCGGCGCCTGGCAGGAATGGACTACCAGCCTGTCGGTCCAAGGACTAGGGCGCTTCGCATTCCGCTACCTGGGTGACGCCGAGCAGCTCGACTACATCGGGCTGGACAGCGTAAAGGTCGTCACCGCGGTGCCCGAGCCGTCCGGCTGGGCGATGCTCGCCGGTGGAGTCGGCCTGCTCGCCTTCCTCCGCCGCCGCCAGCGTCTGTCCAGATAAGCGTGCAAGCCAAGCAAACAGGAGAACTCCATGCGAACACGGTACTTGAGCAGCATCTTCCTTCCCCTCGCGGCCCTGGGTACGGCGGCCTGCGCCACCCCGCAGGCTACGAGCGGCGTCGCCGCCGGATCCAGCGCCCCTTCCGCCGCCCAGTCCGGCCAGCAGCCCGCCGAGGCCCCTCCCCGCACGGAAGGCATGGTGGTCGTCCGCGACCCGGAAACCGGTCAACTGCGCGCCCCTACCCAAGCCGAGATGCAGGCCATCACGAGCAGCGCGGGCAGCGCGGGCAGCGCAAGCAGCGCCAGGGCGACACCCCCGCAGCACCAGCTCATCACCGGGGCCGACGGCAGCCGCCACGTGAAGCTGGGCGAGAGCGGCTTGGTGTACTCGGTCGTGACCCGCGACGGCAAAGGCAGGCTCGAGCGGCATTGCGTGCACGGCGCAGACGCC of Massilia sp. KIM contains these proteins:
- a CDS encoding branched-chain amino acid ABC transporter permease, producing MLHQLLSGDKPRSRILSAVLLLILFGLAFAPFLTSGARPLNTAATICVYIVLVASYDLLLGYTGIVSFAHTMFYGIGAYGIGLGLARVDEPTWSAALAGLGLALLLALALALVVGLFALRVRAIFYAMITLAVASSFAVLASQLSDFTGGEDGITFSVPELLSPGYQLLENEVLGRSIDGKLITYYIVFFGCLLLFLFLLRLVNSPFGRVLQAVRENEFRAEALGYRTMVYRIWANCFAALVAALAGALMALWLRYVGPKTSLGFEVMTDILLIVVIGGMGTMYGAVVGAALFIIAQNYLKELMAAGSSALEGVPLLANALHPDRWMLWLGVLFVLSIYFFPIGIVGKLRLRAYFARR
- a CDS encoding post-PEP-CTERM-1 domain-containing protein, translating into MRTRYLSSIFLPLAALGTAACATPQATSGVAAGSSAPSAAQSGQQPAEAPPRTEGMVVVRDPETGQLRAPTQAEMQAITSSAGSAGSASSARATPPQHQLITGADGSRHVKLGESGLVYSVVTRDGKGRLERHCVHGADAADRALQHSHSSDSKETQDHESR
- a CDS encoding choice-of-anchor J family PEP-CTERM protein; translation: MKRLISQIAAAALVAAALAPLAGHAAPAQVLDEGFNNVTDLSNWELINDSTPPGASWFQGNSGIFGAQAGPSHAYIATNFFGAANGIGEVDNWLITPVLDLSGLTTLSFFTNRASTTSLDVLEVRFAAGSGDGTDGFDTLLLTIGGSDFPGAWQEWTTSLSVQGLGRFAFRYLGDAEQLDYIGLDSVKVVTAVPEPSGWAMLAGGVGLLAFLRRRQRLSR